TTAGCCTTTGGATATCAGAGCAAACCCGACGATCGCAGCATTGGCAACCTCGAAGGAAATCCACCCACCCGACAAGTTATCCGTGAAATCTATAGTAGTTTCTGGTTTCTGCGCGATATTCGTCCTTATGGGAAAAACTGCGAGATTATTGCACCGCAGAACTTGCGCGATCGCTACATTGAAGAACTGCAAGCTCAATGTCAGCAATATGGCATTGAGGTGACGGAACATCCGAACCAATAGCGATCTCGTATACTTAAATCGACAAGTCTTCAAACAACACATGATGAAAAAAACGTCACAAATTCTCCTCAGTTTACTGACCGTATGCACCTTGACCTTTGCATTCCCGAGCCACACTTTCGCCTTAGATTACAATCAACTCAGCCCTCTTCCCCTTGCAGGTCTCAATTCTCGCTTTGCCCAAGGTTCCAGGGTTTCGACTAAGGATGGCGTCCGAATTTTAGAGCAGGCGTTTGCCGATCGACAAAGTGACGTGCAAGTCCGAGCCGTCGGTCAAGTGATTCGTCTTCTGGCTGACGATCTAAAAGGAAGCAAGCATCAACGCTTTATTGTCAAACTCTCCTCGAGGCAAACTGTATTAATTGCCCATAATATTGACTTAGCTCCCAGAGTGAACGGCCTGTCTGTTGGCGATCGCATTGAATTTTACGGCGAATACGAATGGACTGCTAAAGGTGGCGTCATTCATTGGACGCACCACGATCCGGCCGGCCGTCACGTAGGCGGATGGATTCGGCATAACGAGCGAGTGTATCAATAAAATCGATTAGGAATGAAAATGGGGTCTTACGTCAGCGAGTGTTCTCCACGAATCATATATGTGTCGTCAGAGTTGAGACGCTCAAAGCCAAATTTTTCGTAAAAGCTATGGGCATCAGCAGTACGCAAAATCCAGGTTTTGACTGCAATTCCGGCATCATTGAGAACATAATTGAGGAGATACGTTCCCAGTCCTCGACCTTGATAGGGTTCCAGGATAAAAACATCCAGCAAGCACGCCATAACTAAACCATCGGTGAGCACCCGCGCAAACCCAATGGTACGGCCTTGGCCATCGCACAGTCCAAAGCAGATACAGTTTTCCATGGATGTTTGCACCTCCTCTAAACTCCGACCCTGTGCCCAGTAGGAGCGGTTCGAGAGAAAATCGTGAATGACGTTGAGATCGAGTTGAGTGCGATCGCTGGAAATTGAATATTCCATATCTTGGTAGTCAACATTTTATCGGCTTAGATTCTAGATTAACGCCCTCTCTCTTTCGCTTTACGTTAAAGTATGTAACAGCAGTTAACCGAATATCCGCGTGACCCAACTCTCCCCAAACAAAGCCGTCCAAAACCAGCTAGCTCAGGAGACTCTTAGCGCCCAAGGTAGCACCAAAAATGTTATTCTTGCCGGCGTGGTGGGTAACGTCATTGAATGGTATGACTTTGCCCTCTATGGCTACTTAGCACCGGTTATCTCCTTACTCTTTTTCCCGAATAATAACGAACTGGTTTCGCTGATCGAAACCTATGGCGTATTTGCCGCTGGGTTTATCATGCGACCCATTGGAGCTGGAATTTTCGGGTATATTGGCGATCGCGTCAGTCGCCGCACCGAACTGTTTATCTCCGTCATCTTAATGGCCATTCCCACCTTCATGTTGGGACTGTTGCCCACCTATAAACAGATTGGCATCGCCGCCCCCATTATCCTCATCCTGCTCCGATTAGTGCAAGGACTATCTGTCGGCGGAGAGTTCACCGGATCGGTAACGTATGTGGCCGAAACTGCTCCTCAAACTCGGCGCGGGTTCGCCACCAGCTTCGTTAATGTCGGCTCTACTGTGGGTTTGTTGCTCGGTTTAGGAATAGTTACCCTCATCACTCATCTGCTTTCGGATGCCAATATGTACGCTTGGGGTTGGCGCATACCCTTCCTATTGGGCGGTATTTTGGGAGTAACCGGACTCTACATTCGCAGCGGTCTCCCGGACTCAGAAGTCTTTGAACAACACCAGCAAGAGCGACAAGTTCCCCTACTCGGCGCTCTACAAAAATCTCTCGTTCCCATGCTGCAAGCCATGGTGTATGCCGGAGGATATACGTCCGTGTATTACATCGCCATGGTCTACATTCCCACTTATTTGGATCGATTTACCGGCATTTCCCGCACCAGCGTTTTAATTATCAATGTCGTTGCTCTCGCGCTCCAGATGCTGCTCCTGCCTTTGTTTGGTTGGCTCTCCGATAGCACCCTGCGGCGCAAATCTTGGTTATTGCTGACTGCTATTAGTTTGGTTCCCATCGGGTTGGCTACATTTTGGCTCTTATTGCAACCGAACCCCTATGGAGTATGGTTAGCACAAATTGGATTAGCGATCGCACTTGTCCCGTTATTAGCCAGTTCTCCGGTAATGATGGTGGAACTATTCCCCACAGAAACTCGCCTCACTGCCTATTCTCTCTCGTTTAATCTGGGAGCGAGTATTATGGGCGGAACCTCTTTGTTGGTCTGTACCTGGCTGATTAATATTACCGATAAACTGTATGCGCCAGCGTTTTATTTAGCCGGTTGTGCTATTTTGGGTGCGATCGCAACTGGGTTTATGCGCGATCGCAGTCGCGAACCCTTATTGTAGACTGAGACAAAATCTAACAAATTCAAACGCAGCATCCAAGTTAAAGCGATCGCGATCGGAACCCAAGATTATATTAGCTATTGATTTGTTGTAATTTGCGCAGCTCGCGATGAACATTAATCCCAATTTCGAGAGTCTCATTAATCAACCTCGCATAATGGCTGTCTTGTCCTTGCACGTCAAAATCAATTAACTCCGATAAATTATGGTTCAACTTCTCAAACAATTCATCGGGTAAATGGACTTGGCGATAGTCTCTCACTAACCTCTCCGACTTCAAAGCATGAAGAAAGCACTGTTTGGCGATGTGTAGTGCTTGCACCATGCGATCGCGATTCGCTCTATCTTCCTCAATGTAATTCTCCGCAATCAGCTTATCCATTCGATAAAAAATATCGACGATTCCTTCATATTTTTCTAGCTCATTTAAAATATTGAGTAAATTGAGTAACGGCTTAGATTTTGCATATAAATACAGATTGATTAAGAGAAATAACAGTCCTCCCAATCCAGCAACTAAAATAGTTAAGTCCGAATACTGTGGCTCCAGACTCGAGCTAATCCATAGATTCTTGGCAATTAACAAAGCGATGGGAAAGACGAACACAATTGCTACGAATGCCAACGCCAGCTCTAAGCCGAGAAATTGTAAGAGAATAGGATGGTGCTGGGAATATTCCGGCTCTCGTTGTTTTAGTTTTGCCCAAATCCGATAATAGTCCGCTAAAAAACTATCTTGAATCGCAACACCACTAATCTCTTTGAGTTGTGCATCAGATATCCTTAACTGCTCTGAGTCAGTATTCATCATCATTCCTCTGCTGCGATCGCCCTTACCATCCTAACAAAGTCACTAGTGTTTTCCAAATGGCGAGATAAAAATTACTTTCGAGATCTCGAAACAGTTCAAACGGTTTGCCGGGGGAGCCAAAGAAGGGACGTAACGTCCAGGCAAGCTGAGAGCCAACAAATGCATAAAGACTCAACCATGCCAACAAAATGCGATGGCGAATTTCTTTTCCTTCCATATCTGATGCTGTCAGTCGTTGCATTCCTTGATAAAAGAATTGAACTCCTAATCCGCCACTAATTCCGAGAATTACTACATTCAATAGCAAGAAAAAGTGATAATTTTTAGTACTGAGGAGGAAGAACAGCGAAACCGGCGCAAATCCAAAGAGAAGGACGCTAATCACTGCCATTGAAGTCATTAACAAGCAGAGATATTGCTCGAAGCTGCGCCTTGAGCCAAACATGATATTAAAAAAATATAGAGTAGGGAAGCAAATGACCATCGTGAGAAGGTAGAGTGCCGGTAGCTTCAAGGCAGAAATTAAGGCTTGATACCAACTACTATAAGCGCCTAAAATAAGTCCATAGGCAGCAAAAAAGATAGAGCTGGAAATTAACAGTCCGGTAATTTTCGGTTTGAGTTTAACCCCTTCACAAATATCGTGAAGGAATAATTCTCGCTCGCGCAACAGATCCATCACTACGGCAAAATACTTCATGTCACCAACTCCAAATTGCACTCAGACTTGCTAATCTAAGATTCCCATTGCAGGACTCGAACATCCATACATATGTTCCCCGTAGTGATGCTCATGCAAAAATGCATTTCCCATTCCCTATTCCCCATCTAGGCATGAATTAATTGGGCATAGACACTATCCTCATCCTCTTTCATCTCCTCATGAGTTCCGCGCTGCACCACCTTCCCTTGTTCTAAAACAATAATCTCATCACAATCGCGAATTGTACTTAAGCGGTGGGCGACAATTAAACAAGTGCAGCCTCGGCGGCGTAAATTTTGGTCGATAATTTTCTCGGTTTCTGCATCTAAAGCACTGGTGGCTTCATCCATCAGCAAAATTGAAGGGTCATTGACTAAAGCGCGAGCAATTTCTAACCGCTGGCGCTGTCCGCCACTTAAATTACCCGCACCTTCGAGCAAACTACCATCGAGTCCTCCAGGAATAGCAAGTACTGCATCTAATATTTCAGCATCTTGGCAGGCGCGAACTAACTGGGAATTAGGAATGGTACTATCCCAGAGGGTAAGATTATCGCGCACTGTGCCGCCAAATAAGAAAATATCTTGTTCGACCATGGAGAGAGAATTCGTTAAGACTTCTCTGGGAATATCTCCTTTGGAAATACCATCGAGGAGAATTTCTCCAGACCAAGGCTCGTAGAGTCCGGCGACTAATTTCGCTACAGTTGATTTCCCCGAGCCACTACCTCCAACGAGGGCAACGCGCTGTCCGGGTTGTAACGTTAAACTTAAATTTTCGACTAATGGAGGATTTACTTTAGCATACCCAAACGTTAAGTTGCGCAACTCGAGATAGCCTTGTAGTTTATAGGAGCTGTTGGCATAAATTTGCATCGAGTTTTGGTTTTTCGTTTCTTGGGCAACTTGAGCATCGACTTCATTATCGAGAACATCATCTAATCGGTTAATATCTCCTTCCAATTCTTGTAGGGTACTGCCAAATTGCACCAGGGTGTTAACGGGTTGTTGAAAGCTGGTCATTAAGCTTTGAAATGCGACTAACATGCCGATACTTAATTCCCCTCCCATGACGCGCAACCCTCCGACAACGAGGAGGCATAAGGTGGTTAAGGAGGTAACCAAAGATGGCAGTATTCCTAGGACTTGGTCGGGGATGCCGAGGGTTTGTTGGGCATTGGTAGTTTTGGCATAGTAGCCGCTCCAACGGGCGAAAAAGTCGGATTCGAGGGCAGCAGATTTGAGGGTTTCAATACTTTGTAGTGCTGCAATACTAACCCCGGCGAGTTTTCCTTCGTCTTGAGTTAAGCGACTGTGGGTATCTCTGCGTCGCCGCGCGACCCATTGCAAGACTAAAACATTAACCGCAGAAAAGAAGATACCAATAAGGGTTAGGACCCAATCATAGGCCAGCATTACGGCAGCATAAAATACAATGACGATGGTGTCGATCGCGGTGCGAGCGAGTTCGCCGGAAAGAATATTGGCAACTTTAGTATTCAAGTTAACGCGATCGCCAATTTCTCCGGCAAAACGTTGTGCGTAAAATCTTTGTGGCAATCGTAAGATATGCCACAAGAAGTTACCAGACATGGTCACCGAAAGTTTAATTTGTAAATGCCGAAGATAGCGAAATTGGAGCAAAGAGAGCAGCCCTTGCACGATCGCGGTTAAGAGCATTCCCAAAATTAACGGACGCAAC
The Roseofilum casamattae BLCC-M143 genome window above contains:
- a CDS encoding DUF3465 domain-containing protein, translated to MMKKTSQILLSLLTVCTLTFAFPSHTFALDYNQLSPLPLAGLNSRFAQGSRVSTKDGVRILEQAFADRQSDVQVRAVGQVIRLLADDLKGSKHQRFIVKLSSRQTVLIAHNIDLAPRVNGLSVGDRIEFYGEYEWTAKGGVIHWTHHDPAGRHVGGWIRHNERVYQ
- a CDS encoding GNAT family N-acetyltransferase encodes the protein MEYSISSDRTQLDLNVIHDFLSNRSYWAQGRSLEEVQTSMENCICFGLCDGQGRTIGFARVLTDGLVMACLLDVFILEPYQGRGLGTYLLNYVLNDAGIAVKTWILRTADAHSFYEKFGFERLNSDDTYMIRGEHSLT
- a CDS encoding MFS transporter, translating into MTQLSPNKAVQNQLAQETLSAQGSTKNVILAGVVGNVIEWYDFALYGYLAPVISLLFFPNNNELVSLIETYGVFAAGFIMRPIGAGIFGYIGDRVSRRTELFISVILMAIPTFMLGLLPTYKQIGIAAPIILILLRLVQGLSVGGEFTGSVTYVAETAPQTRRGFATSFVNVGSTVGLLLGLGIVTLITHLLSDANMYAWGWRIPFLLGGILGVTGLYIRSGLPDSEVFEQHQQERQVPLLGALQKSLVPMLQAMVYAGGYTSVYYIAMVYIPTYLDRFTGISRTSVLIINVVALALQMLLLPLFGWLSDSTLRRKSWLLLTAISLVPIGLATFWLLLQPNPYGVWLAQIGLAIALVPLLASSPVMMVELFPTETRLTAYSLSFNLGASIMGGTSLLVCTWLINITDKLYAPAFYLAGCAILGAIATGFMRDRSREPLL
- a CDS encoding NHLP family bacteriocin export ABC transporter peptidase/permease/ATPase subunit, producing the protein MTQATKQKKEQIPKRVKTPTLLQMEGVECGAASLGIILSYYGRIVPLPELRITCGVSRDGSNAANVVKAARTYGLQAKGFKKDPSKLKLLKPPFIVFWNFNHFLVVEGFVKDEVYLNDPAEGPRRISFAEFDRAYTGIVLVMEPGPEFKKGGRKPSMTAALYHRLKGSTGAILYCILSGLLLVIPGLAVAVFSQVFVDNILVENRIEWLRPLILGMLLTAIVQGLLSLLQFRYLRHLQIKLSVTMSGNFLWHILRLPQRFYAQRFAGEIGDRVNLNTKVANILSGELARTAIDTIVIVFYAAVMLAYDWVLTLIGIFFSAVNVLVLQWVARRRRDTHSRLTQDEGKLAGVSIAALQSIETLKSAALESDFFARWSGYYAKTTNAQQTLGIPDQVLGILPSLVTSLTTLCLLVVGGLRVMGGELSIGMLVAFQSLMTSFQQPVNTLVQFGSTLQELEGDINRLDDVLDNEVDAQVAQETKNQNSMQIYANSSYKLQGYLELRNLTFGYAKVNPPLVENLSLTLQPGQRVALVGGSGSGKSTVAKLVAGLYEPWSGEILLDGISKGDIPREVLTNSLSMVEQDIFLFGGTVRDNLTLWDSTIPNSQLVRACQDAEILDAVLAIPGGLDGSLLEGAGNLSGGQRQRLEIARALVNDPSILLMDEATSALDAETEKIIDQNLRRRGCTCLIVAHRLSTIRDCDEIIVLEQGKVVQRGTHEEMKEDEDSVYAQLIHA